In a single window of the Oscarella lobularis chromosome 2, ooOscLobu1.1, whole genome shotgun sequence genome:
- the LOC136183878 gene encoding multidrug resistance-associated protein 1-like: MSANDRLNAMCRPVSDFWGHAVSIGQIDLTPCFEDVALLLVPSTFLILLATVQFFVESRPDAIIIVRRTKLHVLRTAFAICLGLTGLADLARVVSYTQWETFGASQVASYQYLSPAILFVIMVLVVLSIQWFRNRGARAPGTLLLFWFLMLIYGSLRLRTYILIKTYGAVSFSTAGHDITFHLTLSVVKFVLILISFVLSIMPDRTPHYDLLDSDSKVCPEAKATFLSKISFWWMTSMIFTGYKRPLTDDDLFDLFPDDKAKVVVPRFLNAWNHEVNKTKLKNARKSQPSSHVKYDSNGLNGSVESLDKVAMIPLHDKVDRRGPKAATPSLSLALAKAFGGLMLTAAVFKFGQDVLTFMGPQLLKLMINFTKDKSIPVWRGYVYAVLLFCSAQAQSLLLHQYFHRCYRTGLRVKTAIISAVYRKAMRMNNQSRRESTVGEIVNLMAVDARRFLDLMPYIQMIWSAPFQIILAMFFLWETIGVFTLAGLAVLILLIPVNGALAVVSKKLQVKQMKYKDERIKLINEALSGIKVIKFYAWEKSFLKTISDVRKKELAVLKAILYLMSVTRFMWTCAPFLVALTTFSAYTLTGHRLTPDKALVSLSLFDILRFPLVILPGTISSLVEAYVSMKRVTKFLQNDELDPEATDRSSEGDDDDVIKVEEASFYWSKDDRVILREVSLSVKPKKLVAVVGHVGAGKSSLISAFLGEMEKDGGSVTLKGSVAYASQQAWIQNATLRENILFGLPYDPEKYNRTIDVCALEPDLDVLPGGDMTEIGEKGINLSGGQKQRVSLARAVYHNRDVYLLDDPLSAVDSHVGKHIFDNVIGPEGVLSEKVRIFVTHSVVFLPQCDQIVVMKDGIISEVGTYNELQTNNGDFANFLRIYARADSPNADDEKNDDGNDDVKKEADDKDSATKQQTSDSPKPEERRHSTIEKEKTEVGNVKFGVYAIYLRSLTWPVAALTVVFYLLQNGASVGSNIWLAKWSDDEIARGRENETNVTVAPIGYYLGIYASFGFGQALAVLLTSLAVVLGTLIAATNLHRNLLVNILRSPMSFFDTTPLGRIVNRFSKDIYMVDEAIPMSLRWFLDTFFNVIAIVFIISYSTPIFLVVLLPLGVLYFFTQRFYVATSRQLQRIESVTRSPIYSHFQETLNGTSTIRAYGATEQFVAENEMRVDTNQTAYYPNVCSNRWLAVRLEFVGNCIILFAALFAVIERNDSHVSAGLVGLSISYSLQITQTLNWMVRMTSQLEANIVSVERVKEYSETPTEAPAIVDNCRPSPGWPNLGEVEFNSYSTRYRDGLDLVLKDVDCRVKPSEKIGIAGRTGAGKSSLTLSVFRLIEAAGGSIVVDGVDIARLGLDDLRSRITIIPQDPVLFSGTLRLNLDPFEEHSDDEIWQSLENAHLKEFFTLINADLNYEISEGGENLSVGQRQLVCLARALLRKTKILVLDEATAAVDLETDDLIQKTIRREFADCTILTIAHRINTIMDSDRIIVLDKGQIVEFDSPANLLSKRGIFYGMAVDAGLA; encoded by the exons ATGAGTGCAAACGATCGCCTAAACGCGATGTGTCGCCCCGTTAGCGACTTCTGG GGCCACGCCGTCTCGATCGGGCAAATCGACCTGACTCCGTGCTtcgaagacgtcgctcttctcctcGTACCGTCCACGTTTCTCATTTTGCTCGCGACGGTGcagtttttcgtcgaaagTCGTCCGGATGCGATCATCATCGTGCGTCGCACCAAACTACATGTTCTTCGCACG GCCTTTGCTATCTGTTTGGGTTTGACGGGACTCGCGGATCTCGCCCGAGTTGTAAGCTATACCCAATGGGAGACGTTTGGTGCTAGCCAAGTGGCATCCTATCAGTATCTATCTCCAGCTATTTTATTTGTCATCATG GTGTTGGTAGTGCTGAGTATTCAATGGTTCCGCAATCGAGGCGCTCGAGCACCGGGTACACTGCTTCTATTCTGGTTTCTAATGCTCATCTACGGCTCGTTGCGTCTTCGCACCTACATACTCATAAAGACATACGGC GCTGTATCTTTTTCTACGGCTGGACACGACATCACGTTTCATCTCACTTTATCTGTAGTCAAATTCGTTCTCATTCTGATCTCGTTTGTGCTGTCCATAATGCCGGATCGGACGCCTCATTACGATCTTCTTGACAGCGATTCG AAAGTGTGTCCTGAGGCGAAGGCAACGTTTCTCTCGAAGATTTCCTTTTGGTGGATGACGAG TATGATTTTTACCGGGTACAAGCGTCCActcaccgacgacgatctcttcGATCTCTTTCCCGATGATAAGGCTAAAGTGGTTGTGCCTCGGTTCCTAAACGCGTGGAATCACGAAGTCAACAAGACGAA GTTGAAAAATGCTCGAAAATCGCAGCCGTCATCGCACGTCAAATATGACAGCAATGGTTTGAACGGGAGCGTCGAATCCCTGGACAAAGTAGCAATGATTCCACTTCATGACAAAGTCGATCGGCGCGGTCCCAAGGCAGCAACGCCGTCTCTATCCTTGGCTCTCGCCAAAGCGTTTGGGGGGCTAATGCTCACCGCTGCCGTCTTCAAATTCGGTCAGGACGTCTTGACGTTCATGGGGCCTCAACTTCTCAA ATTGATGATTAATTTTACGAAGGACAAATCGATTCCCGTGTGGCGCGGCTACGTCTAcgccgttcttctcttctgcagCGCCCAAGCGCAGTCTCTGCTTTTGCATCAGTACTTCCATCGATGCTATCGCACGGGACTGCGCGTCAAGACGGCAATCATCAGCGCCGTATATCGAAAA GCGATGCGAATGAATAATCAGTCTCGAAGGGAGTCGACCGTGGGCGAGATCGTAAATCTGATGGCGGTGGACGCGAGACGTTTTCTCGATCTGATGCCTTATATTCAAATGATTTGGTCGGCTCCGTTTCAAATCATTTTGGCAATGTTTTTCTTGTGGGAAACGATCGGCGTGTTCACTCTCGCCGGTTTGGCCGTGTTGATTCTGTTGATACCCGTCAACGGCGCGCTGGCAGTTGTTTCCAAAAAATTGCAG GTCAAGCAGATGAAATATAAGGACGAGAGGATTAAGCTTATCAACGAAGCTCTCAGTGGCATCAAG GTTATCAAGTTCTATGCGTGggagaaatcgtttttgaagacgatttcggACGTTCGAAAAAAGGAATTGGCCGTGCTGAAAGCGATCTTGTACTTGATGTCCGTCACGCGTTTCATGTGGACGTGTGCGCCGTTCTTG GTTGCTCTTACGACGTTCTCTGCTTATACTCTAACCGGTCACAGGCTGACTCCGGACAAGGCACTCGTGTCGCTTTCTCTGTTCGACATCCTACGATTTCCTCTCGTCATTCTGCCCGGAACCATATCGTCTCTCGTTGAAGCGTACGTGTCGATGAAACGCGTGACCAAGTTTCTCCAAAACGACGAGCTCGATCCGGAGGCGACGGATCGGTCGTCGGAgggcgacgatgacgacgtgaTAAAAGTGGAAGAGGCGTCGTTTTATTGGTCAAAAGACGACCGAGTCATATTGAGAGA GGTGAGCCTCAGCGTCAAACCGAAGAAATTGGTGGCTGTTGTGGGCCACGTGGGAGCAGGCAAGTCAAGTCTGATATCGGCCTTTCTGGGAGAAATGGAAAAAGACGGCGGAAGCGTGACACTGAAG GGATCTGTTGCATATGCTTCGCAACAGGCGTGGATCCAGAACGCAACTTTGCGCGAAAACATCTTATTTGGATTGCCGTACGACCCAGAGAAGTACAATCGCACCATTGACGTTTGTGCTCTTGAACCGGACTTGGACGTACTGCCAGGCGGAGACATGACAGAAATCGGGGAAAAG GGTATCAACTTGAGCGGTGGGCAGAAGCAGCGAGTGAGCTTGGCTCGCGCCGTCTATCACAACCGCGACGTCTATCTTCTGGACGACCCACTGAGTGCCGTCGATTCTCACGTTGGTAAACATATATTTGATAATGTGATCGGACCAGAAGGCGTTCTAAGCGAAAAA GTGCGAATATTTGTGACTCATagcgtcgtcttccttcCTCAGTGcgatcaaatcgtcgtcatgaaAGACGGAATAATCTCCGAA GTTGGCACGTACAACGAGCTTCAAACAAACAACGGCGATTTCGCCAACTTTCTTCGCATCTACGCCAGAGCGGACAGTCCCAACGCCGAcgatgagaagaacgacgacggcaacgatgacgtcaaaaaagaagcCGACGACAAAGACTCAGCGACGAAGCAGCAGACGTCCGACTCTCCAAAACCCGAAGAACGACGCCATTCGACgatagaaaaggaaaagacggaGGTCGGCAACGTGAAATTTGGCGTCTACGCTATTTACCTCCGCTCGTTGACGTGGCCCGTCGCCGCGCTAACAGTCGTCTTCTATCTTCTCCAAAACGGCGCGTCGGTCGGCTCGAACATCTGGCTCGCCAAgtggagcgacgacgaaatcgcgcgcggacgcgagaacgagacgaacgttACCGTCGCGCCAATCGGCTACTATCTGGGCATCTACGCGAGTTTCGGATTCGGTCAGGCGCTCGCCGTCCTTCTTACATCACTCGCTGTCGTTCTCGGCACGCTCATCGCCGCAACGAATCTCCATCGGAATCTTCTCGTCAACATTCTTCGCTCTCCaatgtcgttcttcgacACGACGCCGCTCGGTCGCATCGTCAATCGTTTCTCCAAGGACATCTACATGGTCGACGAGGCGATTCCCATGTCGCTTCGATGGTTTCTCGACACGTTTTTCAACGTtattgcgatcgtttttattatttcgtactcgacgccgatttttctcgtcgtcctgCTGCCGCTCGGCgttctttattttttcacgCAGCGGTTCTacgtggcgacgtcgcgacagCTTCAGCGAATCGAGTCCGTTACGCGCTCGCCAATCTATTCGCATTTTCAGGAGACGCTCAATGGAACGAGCACGATACGCGCCTACGGCGCGACTGAGCAATTTGTCGCCGAGAACGAGATGCGAGTGGACACGAATCAGACGGCGTACTATCCGAACGTGTGCAGCAATCGTTGGCTCGCCGTACGATTGGAATTCGTCGGCAATTGCATCATTCTATTCGCCGCTCTGTTCGCCGTCATCGAACGCAACGACTCGCACGTTTCCGCCGGACTCGTCGGCTTGTCGATCTCGTACTCGTTGCAAATCACGCAGACGTTGAATTGGATGGTGCGCATGACGAGTCAATTGGAGGCGAACATCGTGTCAGTGGAGAGAGTGAAGGAATATTCGGAAACGCCGACGGAG GCTCCAGCCATTGTGGACAACTGTCGTCCGTCGCCCGGTTGGCCGAACCTGGGCGAAGTCGAATTCAATTCCTATTCGACGCGCTATCGCGACGGTCTCGATCTCGTTCTCAAAGACGTCGACTGTCGCGTGAAGCCGAGTGAGAAGATCGGTATTGCCGGACGCACGGGCGCCGgcaagtcgtcgttgacTCTCAGCGTGTTTCGTCTCATCGAAGCGGCGGGCGGcagcatcgtcgtcgacggcgtcgacatAGCGCGTCTCGGTTTGGACGACTTGCGCTCGCGCATTACGATAATTCCGCAGGATCCCGTTCTGTTTTCGGGAACTCTGCGTCTCAATTTGGATCCGTTTGAAGAGCACAGTGACGACGAGATTTGGCAGTCGTTGGAGAATGCTCATTTGAAAGAATTTTTCACTCTAATCAACGCGGATCTGAATTACGAGATATcagaaggaggagaaaatcTTAG TGTCGGACAGCGGCAATTGGTGTGTCTCGCTCGCGCCCTTTTGCGCAAGACGAAAattctcgttctcgacgaagcaACGGCGGCCGTCGACTTAGAGACGGACGATTTGATTCagaagacgattcgtcgcgagtTCGCAGACTGCACGATACTCACCATTGCTCATCGCATCAACACCATAATGGACAGCGACCG catCATTGTTCTGGATAAGGGACAGATTGTCGAATTTGATTCTCCTGCTAATCTTCTGTCAAAACGGGGAATCTTCTACGGAATGGCAGTCGATGCTGGCCTTGCCTAA
- the LOC136183881 gene encoding uncharacterized protein encodes MSLLFDGIPSVSIQDTMSIDGTAICTAKCRGWTPSFKWLLNDRDPDLKLKDLMYQDDFISPKAATSVSTLIVLNPEKCPGQYRCQVTFKMNYNGEEMTLCTQSEPANLEKVPETSVDELAAQMEALTTVSGHSASTNANDAKGCDVVYHKFSNYDPTTIALCHAFYCVGEIRDSDDDDCQEMMGPATRLIEADWTDKHVFHSKVEERFMQPIVRDVLLDVLGSDFPLLHWKGESHAFKDIDFDGQLPDGVVLNLLQSLAVLIEESKIDAGAGDYLIQLLEYLRRLASKVKLKGVAEPLLSAMKAYPCFLLGMRGKHAQLYGAIRLPEGKGKEAMKIHYCLLAEASFRLGNEKECAKFLMKLRRGVHALNQMWEEKAECMKFNSDPNYRRVLPCDCVARLLDQSKQFQFTKHLVRNVFEVENKEDESCIVKLAVSRYGSEAHERCAKKRMAPELFNCVPLPSTFGCVWAIMMRKLDTNFVPLNYLFLKMSSADCEAAEKIKEKMKEALEMLHGDATEGRRLVHGDFRAPNVYVSWKNGDDVEVQVIDFDWSGVEEKQVYPSTNVLLNWPEGVRCGAPLKAEHDWHLYRAHCYSLDCLTKKVEL; translated from the exons ATGTCACTGCTATTTG ACGGAATCCCGAGCGTTAGCATACAAGACACAATGTCAATAGATGGGACGGCCATTTGTACTGCAAAGTGCAGAGGCTGGACGCCGTCTTTCAAGTGGCTGCTAAATGACAGAGATCCAGATCTGAAGCTGAAAGATCTGATGTACCAGGACGATTTTATTAGTCCTAAGGCAGCAACAAGCGTTTCAACTCTGATCGTATTGAATCCTGAAAAATGCCCTGGTCAATACCGATGCCAAGTCACGTTCAAAATGAACTACAACGGAGAGGAAATGACCTTGTGTACCCAATCCGAACCAGCAAACTTAGAAAAAGTCCCTGAGACGTccg TTGATGAATTAGCAGCTCAGATGGAGGCGTTGACGACG GTCTCTGGTCATAGCGCGTCAACAAACGCCAACGATGCGAAAGGATGCGATGTTGTGTACCACAAGTTTTCGAATTATGACCCAACAACAATTGCACTGTGCCACGCGTTCTACTGCGTGGGAGAAATTCGTgacagtgacgacgacgattgccaAGAGATGATGGGTCCTGCCACGCGGCTGATTGAAGCTGATTGGACCGATAAGCACGTTTTTCATTCCAAGGTTGAGGAGCGATTTATGCAGCCAATTGTACGAGACGTCTTGCTTGACGTGCTGGGAAGTGATTTCCCTCTTCTACACTGGAAAGGCGAAAGTCACGCTTTTAAGGACATTGATTTTGATGGTCAGCTTCCAGACGGCGTTGTTCTGAACTTACTTCAAAGTTTGGCTGTTCTCATTGAAGAAAGCAAAATAGACGCGGGCGCCGGTGACTATCTCATTCAACTACTGGAGTATCTACGTCGCTTGGCGAGTAAAGTGAAGCTTAAAGGTGTCGCTGAACCTCTTCTGTCGGCAATGAAAGCCTATCCTTGCTTTCTGCTTGGAATGAGAGGCAAACACGCTCAATTGTATGGAGCCATTCGTTTGCCCGAAGGAAAAGGGAAAGAGGCGATGAAAATTCACTACTGCCTTCTAGCAGAAGCTAGCTTCCGTCTTGGTAACGAAAAGGAATGCGCCAAGTTTCTCATGAAGCTTCGACGCGGGGTCCACGCTCTGAATCAAATGTGGGAAGAAAAGGCGGAGTGTATGAAATTTAATTCAGATCCCAACTATCGCCGCGTCTTGCCTTGCGATTGCGTTGCAAGGCTTCTCGACCAATCCAAACAATTTCAGTTCACTAAGCACCTCGTAAGAAACGTCTTTGAAGTCGAAAA taaagaagacgaaagttGCATTGTCAAATTGGCAGTGAGCCGCTATGGAAGCGAGGCCCACGAACGCtgcgcgaagaaaaggatGGCTCCGGAACTTTTCAACTGCGTTCCTTTGCCGTCGACCTTCGGCTGTGTGTGGGCAATCATGATGAGAAAATTAGATACCAATTTCGTTCCTTTGAACTATCTTTTTCTGAAGATGAGTTCTGCAGATTGCGAGGCTGCAGAGAAAATTaaagagaagatgaaggaaGCTTTGGAAATGTTGCACGGTGACGCAACCGAAGGCAGACGTCTCGTGCACGGCGATTTCCGAGCTCCGAATGTCTATGTCTCGTggaagaacggcgacgacgtcgaagtccAAGTCATCGATTTTGACTGGTCGGGGGTGGAGGAGAAGCAGGTGTATCCGTCCACTAACGTCTTGTTGAATTGGCCAGAGGGAGTCAGATGTGGTGCACCTCTGAAGGCCGAACACGATTGGCACCTTTACCGTGCTCACTGCTACAGCCTCGACTGTCTTACGAAGAAGGTGGAATTATGa
- the LOC136183880 gene encoding multidrug resistance-associated protein 1-like, with protein MGANDRLNAMCRPVSDFWGHAVSIGQIDLTPCFEDVALLLVPSIFLILLAMVQFFVESRPDAIIHVRRTKLHVLRTVFAICLGLTGLADLARVVSYTQWETFGASQVASYQYLSPAILFVIMVLVVLSIQWFRNRGARAPGTLLLFWFLMLIYGSLRLRTYILINTYGAVSFSTAGHDITFHLTLSAIKFVLILISFVLSIMPDRTPHYDLLEGDLKVCPEAKATFLSKISFWWMTSMIFTGYKRPLTDDDLFDLYPDDMAKVVVPRFLNAWNHEVNKAKLKNARKTRLSPYVKYDVDTLNGSLESLDKVAMIPLRDEINRRGPKAATPSLFLAIAKAFGGLMLAAAVFKFGQDVLTFMGPQLLKLMINFTKDKSIPVWRGYVYAVLLFFSAQAQSLLLHQYFHRCYRTGLRVKTAIISAVYRKALRMNNQSRRESTVGEIVNLMAVDARRFLDLMPYIQMVWSAPLQITLAMFFLWETIGVFTLAGLAVLILLIPLNAAVAVVSKKLQVKQMKYKDERIKLINEALNGIKVIKFYAWEKSFLKTISDVRRKELAVLKTNLYVMSFMRFTWTCAPFLVALATFSSYTLTGHRLTPEKALVSLSLFNILRFPLVILPRIVSSLVEAYVSMKRVTKFLGNDELDPEATDRSSEGDDDDVIKVEEASFYWSKDDRVILREVSLSVKPKKLVAVVGHVGAGKSSLISAFLGEMEKDGGSVTLKGSVAYASQQAWIQNATLRDNILFGLPYDPEKYNRTVRVCALEPDLDVLPGGDMTEIGEKGINLSGGQKQRVSLARAVYHNRDVYLLDDPLSAVDSHVGKHIFDNVIGPEGVLREKVRIFVTHSVVFLPQCDQIIVMKDGTISEVGTYNELQTNDGDFASFLRIYARADSPNADDETNDDGNDDVKKEADDKDPATKQQTSDSPKPEERRQSTIEKEKTEVGNVKLGVYSIYLRSLTWPITAVIVVFYLLQNGASVGSNIWLAKWSDDEIARGRENETNATVVPSVSYYLGIYAVFGVGQALAVLFTAFAVILGTLIAARSLHRSLLTNILRSPMSFFDTTPLGRIVNRFSKDIYMVDEAIPMSLRSFLDTLFSVVAIVFIISYSTPIFLVVLLPLGVLYFFTQRFYVATSRQLQRIESVTRSPIYSHFQETLNGTSTIRAYGATEQFVAENEMRVDTNQTAYYPNVCSNRWLAVRLEFVGNCIILFAALFAVIERNDSHVSAGLIGLSISYALRITQTLNWMVRMTSELEANIVSVERVKEYSETPTEAPAIVDDCRPSPGWPNLGEVEFNSYSTRYRDGLDLVLKDVDCRVKPGEKIGIAGRTGAGKSSLTLSVFRLIEAAGGSIVVDGVDIARLGLDDLRSRITIIPQDPVLFSGTLRLNLDPFEDHSDDEIWQSLENAHLKEFFTLINADLNYEISEGGENLSVGQRQLVCLARALLRKTKILVLDEATAAVDLETDDLIQKTIRREFADCTILTIAHRINTIMDSDRIIVLDKGQVVEFDSPANLLAERGIFYGMAVHSGLA; from the exons ATGGGTGCAAACGATCGCCTCAACGCGATGTGTCGCCCCGTGAGCGACTTCTGG GGTCACGCCGTCTCGATCGGGCAAATCGACTTGACACCGTGCTTCGAAGACGTCGCACTTCTCCTCGTGCCGTCCATATTTCTCATTCTGCTCGCGATGGTTcagtttttcgtcgaaagTCGTCCGGATGCGATCATCCACGTTCGTCGCACCAAACTACACGTCCTTCGCACG GTCTTTGCTATCTGTTTGGGTTTGACGGGGCTCGCGGATCTCGCTCGAGTTGTAAGCTATACCCAATGGGAGACGTTCGGGGCTAGCCAAGTGGCATCCTATCAGTATCTATCTCCAGCTATTTTATTTGTCATCATG GTGTTGGTAGTGCTGAGTATTCAATGGTTCCGCAATCGAGGCGCTCGAGCGCCGGGCACCCTGCTTCTATTCTGGTTTCTAATGCTCATCTACGGCTCGCTGCGTCTTCGCACTTACATTCTTATAAACACATATGGG GCTGTGTCTTTTTCTACGGCTGGACACGACATCACGTTTCATCTCACTTTATCTGCAATCAAATTCGTTCTCATTCTAATCTCGTTTGTGCTGTCCATAATGCCGGATCGGACGCCTCATTACGATCTTCTTGAAGGCGATTTG AAAGTGTGTCCCGAGGCAAAGGCAACGTTTCTCTCGAAAATTTCCTTCTGGTGGATGACGAG TATGATTTTCACCGGGTACAAGCGTCCGctcaccgacgacgatctcttcGATCTCTATCCCGATGATATGGCTAAAGTGGTTGTGCCTCGATTCTTGAACGCGTGGAATCACGAAGTCAACAAGGcaaa GTTGAAAAATGCTCGAAAGACGCGGCTCTCACCATACGTAAAATACGACGTCGATACTTTGAACGGTAGCCTCGAATCACTGGACAAAGTAGCAATGATTCCACTgcgcgacgaaatcaatCGGCGCGGTCCCAAGGCGGCAACGCCGTCTCTATTCTTGGCCATCGCCAAAGCGTTCGGGGGGCTAATgctcgccgctgccgtcttCAAATTCGGTCAGGACGTCTTGACGTTCATGGGGCCTCAACTTCTCAA ATTGATGATTAATTTTACGAAGGACAAATCGATTCCCGTGTGGCGCGGCTACGTCTAcgccgttcttctcttcttcagcgCCCAAGCGCAGTCTCTGCTTTTGCATCAGTACTTCCATCGATGCTATCGCACGGGACTTCGCGTTAAGACAGCAATCATCAGCGCCGTATATCGAaaa GCGTTACGAATGAATAATCAGTCTCGAAGGGAGTCGACTGTGGGCGAGATCGTAAATCTGATGGCGGTGGACGCGAGACGTTTTCTCGATCTGATGCCTTATATTCAAATGGTTTGGTCAGCTCCGCTTCAAATCACTTTGGCGATGTTTTTCTTGTGGGAAACAATCGGCGTGTTCACTCTCGCCGGTTTGGCCGTGTTGATACTGTTGATACCTCTCAACGCGGCGGTGGCAGTTGTTTCCAAAAAATTGCAG GTCAAGCAGATGAAATATAAGGACGAGAGGATTAAGCTTATCAACGAAGCTCTCAATGGCATCAAG GTTATCAAGTTCTATGCGTGggagaaatcgtttttgaagacgatttcggACGTTCGAAGAAAGGAATTGGCCGTTCTGAAAACGAACTTATACGTGATGTCCTTCATGCGTTTCACGTGGACGTGTGCGCCGTTCCTG GTTGCTCTTgcaacgttttcttcttacaCTCTAACCGGTCACAGGCTGACTCCGGAAAAGGCACTCGTGtcgctttctctcttcaatATTTTACGATTTCCTCTCGTCATTTTGCCGCGAATCGTGTCGTCTCTTGTCGAAGCGTACGTGTCGATGAAACGCGTGACCAAGTTTCTCGGAAACGACGAGCTTGATCCGGAGGCGACGGATCGGTCGTCGgaaggcgacgatgacgacgtgaTAAAAGTGGAAGAGGCGTCGTTTTATTGGTCAAAAGACGACCGCGTGATATTGAGAGA GGTGAGTCTCAGCGTCAAACCGAAGAAATTGGTGGCCGTTGTGGGCCACGTGGGAGCAGGCAAGTCAAGTCTGATATCGGCCTTTCTGGGAGAAATGGAAAAAGACGGTGGAAGCGTGACACTGAAG GGATCTGTTGCATATGCTTCGCAACAGGCGTGGATCCAGAACGCAACTTTGCGCGACAACATCTTATTCGGATTGCCGTACGACCCAGAGAAGTACAATCGCACCGTTCGCGTTTGTGCTCTTGAACCGGACTTGGACGTACTGCCAGGCGGGGATATGACGGAAATAGGGGAAAAG GGTATCAACTTGAGCGGTGGGCAGAAGCAGCGAGTGAGCTTGGCTCGCGCCGTCTATCACAACCGCGACGTCTATCTTCTGGACGATCCACTGAGTGCCGTCGATTCTCACGTCGGTAAACATATATTTGATAATGTGATCGGACCAGAAGGCGTCCTAAGAGAAAAG GTTCGAATATTTGTGACTCATagcgtcgtcttccttcCTCAGTGCGATCAAATCATCGTCATGAAAGACGGAACAATCTCTGAA GTTGGCACGTACAACGAGCTTCAAacaaacgacggcgatttcgccAGCTTTCTTCGCATCTACGCCAGAGCGGACAGTCCCAATGCCGACGatgagacgaacgacgacggcaacgatgacgtcaaaaaagaagcCGACGACAAAGACCCAGCGACGAAGCAGCAGACGTCCGACTCTCCAAAACCCGAAGAACGACGCCAGTCGACgatagaaaaggaaaagacggaGGTCGGCAACGTGAAACTCGGCGTATACTCCATCTATCTCCGCTCGTTGACGTGGCCCATCACCGCGGTTATAGTCGTCTTCTATCTTCTCCAAAACGGCGCGTCGGTCGGCTCGAACATCTGGCTCGCCAAgtggagcgacgacgaaatcgcgcgcggacgcgagaacgagacgaacgcCACCGTTGTTCCATCGGTCAGCTACTATCTGGGCATCTACGCGGTATTCGGCGTCGGTCAGGCGCTCGCCGTCCTGTTTACGGCCTTCGCTGTCATTCTCGGCACGCTCATCGCCGCAAGAAGTCTCCACCGGAGTCTTCTCACCAACATTCTTCGCTCTCCaatgtcgttcttcgacACGACGCCGCTCGGTCGCATCGTCAATCGTTTCTCCAAGGACATCTACATGGTCGACGAGGCGATTCCCATGtcgcttcgatcgtttctcgACACGCTTTTTAGCGTTGTTGCGATCGTTTTTATTATTTCGTACTCGACGccgatttttctcgtcgtcctgCTGCCGCTCGGCgttctttattttttcacgCAGCGGTTCTacgtggcgacgtcgcgacagCTTCAGCGAATCGAGTCCGTTACGCGCTCGCCAATCTATTCGCATTTTCAGGAGACGCTCAATGGAACGAGCACGATACGCGCCTACGGCGCGACTGAGCAATTTGTCGCCGAGAACGAGATGCGAGTGGACACGAATCAGACGGCGTACTATCCGAACGTGTGCAGCAATCGTTGGCTCGCCGTACGATTGGAATTCGTCGGCAATTGCATCATTCTATTCGCCGCTCTGTTCGCTGTCATCGAACGCAACGATTCACACGTGTCCGCCGGACTCATCGGATTGTCGATCTCGTACGCTTTGCGAATCACGCAGACGTTGAATTGGATGGTGCGCATGACGAGCGAATTGGAGGCGAACATCGTGTCGGTGGAGAGAGTGAAGGAATATTCGGAAACGCCGACGGAG GCTCCGGCTATTGTGGACGACTGTCGTCCGTCGCCCGGTTGGCCGAACCTGGGCGAAGTCGAATTCAACTCTTATTCGACGCGCTATCGTGACGGTCTCGATCTCGTTCTCAAAGACGTCGACTGTCGCGTGAAGCCGGGCGAGAAGATTGGTATTGCCGGACGCACGGGCGCCGgcaagtcgtcgttgacTCTCAGCGTGTTTCGTCTCATCGAAGCGGCGGGCGGcagcatcgtcgtcgacggcgtcgacatAGCGCGTCTCGGTTTGGACGACTTGCGCTCGCGCATTACGATCATTCCGCAGGATCCCGTTCTGTTTTCGGGAACTCTGCGTCTCAATTTGGATCCGTTTGAAGATCACAGTGACGACGAGATTTGGCAGTCGTTGGAGAATGCTCATTTGAAAGAATTTTTTACTCTAATCAACGCGGATCTGAATTACGAGATATcagaaggaggagaaaatcTTAG TGTCGGACAGCGGCAATTGGTGTGTCTCGCTCGTGCCCTTTTGCGCAAGACGAAAattctcgttctcgacgaagcgacggcggccGTCGACCTGGAGACGGACGATCTGATTCagaagacgattcgtcgcgagtTCGCCGACTGCACGATACTCACCATTGCACATCGCATCAACACGATAATGGACAGCGATCG catTATTGTTCTGGATAAGGGGCAGGTTGTCGAATTCGATTCTCCTGCTAACCTACTGGCAGAAAGAGGAATTTTCTACGGAATGGCAGTCCATTCAGGGCTTGCCTAA